GATAATCAAGATGGTCAGCTGACCAAAAAATTGAATCTCCTGCAACAGAGCTACACGCAACGAAATAAAGTCGACGTCGCTGTTCAGCAAGGTACCAACAAAATCATTCGCGTCACCAAATCAGAATAGAGCACGCTCTATCTAGGCAACACAAATGATTTTGGCACCACCAATACTTCAATTATAGTTCATATCCTAGGCCCACACAAATCATCCACTACACATGTTGTTTGCTATCTTCTCAATAAGGTCCGGACAGACCACATGGTAAATTAAGCAATCTTATTCATTGCTATAATTTGAGGCGTTTCCTGTAATTTTTCACCAGCCACTTTTCCAAATGCCACAATATAAGGTTGTTGATTATGCGCATCCAAGCCCGCTTGATCTTCCCAGATTTCATAAAATATAAATTGATTTTCATCACTGTTTACCTGGTGCAGATCATACTGTATACACGCTTCTTCTTTCCTACTTGCCTCGACCATTTCTAACAATAATGCCAATACTTCTTCCCGATGTGCAGGAACTACTTTTAAAATTGCGGTTAAATATACCTTCATGTTATTGATTTTATTTTGGTAATTTACTCTTTTCATCGCAATAACGCCATGGATAAAGCGATTTATCGATCAATAAATTTTTAGTTCAACGTAGTTTCCAAATGGAACACCTCTTCCAAATATTGTTTATATTCCTTTTCGTAATTGTCGACACGTTCTTGAGATGCCCCCTTTTCCATATCATGAAAATGGAAACTTCCCAGGTGTTCCAATCCTGCAAACTGATTCATCTTATGAAAACCGAATAAAACACCGGCATCAACTGAATGCTGATCAAAAAACTCATTTTCCATTGTAAATGCTGTCTCAGGGGCATTCCAGCTCGAAGTCACCATGTATTTTTTACCTTGCATCAAACCTCCGGTGCCGTAATTAATTGCCGGATTCTTACGCGATCGACCATCATTTTTATAGATACCGTTGTTGTGACCGGCCGTAAAGACTTCATCGATATAAAGTTTCAGACGATTCGGAACCTGAAACCACCATACAGGAAAATGGTAAACGATAATGTCTGCCCATTTAAAATTTTCAACTTCAACCATTGGATCAAAATCATCATTGATATTGGTAACCCTTGTTTCAAATCCATTTTCAGCCAATGTTTCAACGGTCCAATTTGTTATCGTAGTATTAAAAGAACCTCCCGAGTGTGCGAATTTCTGTCCGCCATTGATAATAAATATTTTCATTTCTATAATTTTTATTATTGATAACACAAATTTCTATCATATTTTTGAATCATACAAATAATTTAAATTGTATATTTGTATCATAAAAATAATAACTATGAAATGGAACTTAGAATGGCTTCGTACATTTAAGGCAATCTATGAAACCGGAACATTATCTGCAGCTGCACAGGAATTATTTATTTCTCAGCCGGGGGTAAGCTTACATCTGAATTCCCTGGAAGCATTTACGGGGCACAAGCTTTTTGATCGCTCTGCGCGAAGAATGGTGCCGACCGAAAAGGGGAAAATCTTGTATAACTATGTTATTGATCCGCTTAAAAAACTAGAAACTGGTGAACAGCATTTTCACAAACGGGCATTGGACGAACGTATAACGATCAGTATCGGAATGTGTTTTGAGACCTTTCAGTACACCCTCGAAGAACATATTGCCCAGCTCCCCTTCAATTTAATTATCAAATTTGGAGAATATCCGCAGATGCAACAGGATCTTGATAATGGTTTATTGGACCTTATTATTACGCCTCAAAAAGGAAACCAACAGAATCTACAGTATGAAGCTTTTTCAAAAGAACGTATTGTCTTGATTGCAGGGTGTCAGACGGATACATCCACACTGGAAGCACTGCTGAGTGCCAATAAAATTAAAGAAGCAGCTCAACTCCTTAAAAAACAATTATGGTATAGCACGGCTGCCGATATGGATCATTTAAAAAACTACTGGTCAACACACTTTGGCGAACATCCAGACTTTAGCCCCAATTATATTGTTCCCAATATTAGCTCCATCATACGCTGTTTGAGCAACAATACAGGCTTTTCGATTGTTCCGGACTTCCTATGTGCTGAAGCAATTGCATCCGGGAAAATAAAACTAATCTGGGAAGGGACATCGCCTGTCGAAAATATCCTTTACTTCGGAACTAGAAAGAAAACCATGTATCAGGAAGAAATTGGGCAGTTGGAAACGCTGTTAAAAGAGAAATGGTAGTTCACCGGGCTATTTCTTGCCGATGGCCCGATTTACCTTACTGGTGGAGCATTTTACTTAAAAACTCGGGCGTAACGCCAATATATGCAGCAACTTGTTTCTGCGGAAGACAGTCGATCAATGTAGGATAACGTGTACAGAACTTTTCGTAACGTTCTTTGGCAGCTAGACGGAGATTCTCCATCGATCGACTTTGATAATAAACCAATGCATTTTCGGCAAGTATCCGAAAATAGACATTCAGTTTCGGAATCTCCTGATAGAGTCGATGCAGATCGACTTTGGAAATCATCCATACTTCAGATTCAAATACCGCATCGATGTATAAACTTCCGGGTTTTCCCGTCACCAAACTATACATATCGCCGATCCACCAACCCTCGGGAGCAAACTGTTGAATATATTGAAAGCCGTCTTCATCCACGCAATAACTTCTTAGACAACCCGAAGCGACAAAAATAGCATACCTGCTCAGATCGCCCTCCAACAGCAAATATTGTTTCTTCTTCACTTTTTTGGATTTCACAACAGCCAATAGGCGTACGATTTCATCTTCCGTTAGGTCGATCTCTTTCTGAATACTGTCTAACAATACCTGCTTGTCCATAAATTAAAGGATGATACACAACAAACATAGATAAATTGATTTTTGTATCCAAAAAAATAGACCAGCAGCGCCTTTTCTTGGACGGAAACCTGTTTAGTTTTTCTGAAAGAAATACATTGAGCTCTTTCGAAAGAAATACGTGTTGTCCTTCTCTGAAAAGGCGCATAGGATACTTATATATTTACAGATGGACGCCCTGAAGCAATGGTATGCGCTTCCTTCAAGACTTCTGAATAAGTAGGATGTGCATACGACACCCTTGACATACTATCGGCGGTGATTTCATATTCCAAGCCCAAAACACCTTGAGCAATCAGATCGGCCGCACGTGCTCCAATGATATGAACCCCCAATAATTCGCCATATTTAGGATCGGCTAACACCTTTACAAACCCTTGCGTATCCATCCCCGCGCGGGCACGGGCGTTTGCGGAAAATGGGAATTTCCCAACCGTATACGCTACACCCCTTGCGTTGAGGTCCTCTTCTGTCGCACCAACTGAAGCGACTTCAGGCCAGGTATAAACCACACTTGGAATGCGATCATAATGCACCTTTGGTTTTTGGCCGTCTATATGTTCAACAACAAAAATTGCTTCTTCTTCAGCTTTATGCGCCAGCATTGCTCCACCGATCACATCGCCAATAGCGTAAATATGGGGAACCGCCGTCTGTAGCTGCTCGTTGGTAACGATCATACCTCTGGCATCCAGTTGAACAGCTGTATTCTCCAACCCAAGCCCCGCTGTAAAGGCTTTCCGTCCGACAGCAACCAAAACATAATCCGCCCGTAACTGCTGCTCCTGACCATCGCTATCCCGAAAGAATACGCTTGCCGAACTGCCTTCATTTTCTGTTTTGTAGACAGCCTGTTTAAGCAGAATTTTAATGCCATCATGGAGTAGTATTTTTTTCAATGCATCCCCCAATTCATGATCCATATTGGCAAGGAGGCGATCGGCATATTCTATGATAGTGACCTCACAGCCCATCCTGTTGAATATGGATGCCATCTCTACCCCAATAACACCACCACCGATGATAACTATTTTACCCGGCTTCTCAGGCAAAGATAACGCCTCCGTTGAGCTGATAATACGTTTTTTATCTATGGTTACTCCCGGAATTGTCGCCGGCTTTGAGCCGGTAGCAATAATGAATTTATTTGCACCAAGGGATAGTCGTTCCCCAGCTGATGTAGCGATCTCAACAGTAGAATTATTCACGAAAGAAGCTGTTCCGTGGATCACCGTTACCTTATTCTTTTTCATCAGGAAATTCAGCCCCTGCGTATTTTGCAAAACCACTTTATCTTTACGCTCATACAGCCGACCAAAGTCTATCGACAGCCCTGCTACCTGAATCCCATGTGCAGCAAAATGATGCTGCGCGTCATGATAGTGATGTGTACTATCCAAAATTGCCTTTGTGGGAATACAGCCGACATTGGTACAGGTACCACCCAATGTATCATATTTCTCTAAAAGTGCAGTTTTATACCCCAATTGAGCACTGCGAATCGCCGCTACATAGCCGCCTGGGCCAGACCCAATGACAACCAAATCATATTGTTCCATATACGAACTATTTTTAGTTAACAGAATTATTCACGACCAAAACAGGTCTT
The Sphingobacterium multivorum genome window above contains:
- a CDS encoding Crp/Fnr family transcriptional regulator, with translation MDKQVLLDSIQKEIDLTEDEIVRLLAVVKSKKVKKKQYLLLEGDLSRYAIFVASGCLRSYCVDEDGFQYIQQFAPEGWWIGDMYSLVTGKPGSLYIDAVFESEVWMISKVDLHRLYQEIPKLNVYFRILAENALVYYQSRSMENLRLAAKERYEKFCTRYPTLIDCLPQKQVAAYIGVTPEFLSKMLHQ
- a CDS encoding LysR family transcriptional regulator produces the protein MKWNLEWLRTFKAIYETGTLSAAAQELFISQPGVSLHLNSLEAFTGHKLFDRSARRMVPTEKGKILYNYVIDPLKKLETGEQHFHKRALDERITISIGMCFETFQYTLEEHIAQLPFNLIIKFGEYPQMQQDLDNGLLDLIITPQKGNQQNLQYEAFSKERIVLIAGCQTDTSTLEALLSANKIKEAAQLLKKQLWYSTAADMDHLKNYWSTHFGEHPDFSPNYIVPNISSIIRCLSNNTGFSIVPDFLCAEAIASGKIKLIWEGTSPVENILYFGTRKKTMYQEEIGQLETLLKEKW
- a CDS encoding putative quinol monooxygenase; translation: MKVYLTAILKVVPAHREEVLALLLEMVEASRKEEACIQYDLHQVNSDENQFIFYEIWEDQAGLDAHNQQPYIVAFGKVAGEKLQETPQIIAMNKIA
- the lpdA gene encoding dihydrolipoyl dehydrogenase, with the protein product MEQYDLVVIGSGPGGYVAAIRSAQLGYKTALLEKYDTLGGTCTNVGCIPTKAILDSTHHYHDAQHHFAAHGIQVAGLSIDFGRLYERKDKVVLQNTQGLNFLMKKNKVTVIHGTASFVNNSTVEIATSAGERLSLGANKFIIATGSKPATIPGVTIDKKRIISSTEALSLPEKPGKIVIIGGGVIGVEMASIFNRMGCEVTIIEYADRLLANMDHELGDALKKILLHDGIKILLKQAVYKTENEGSSASVFFRDSDGQEQQLRADYVLVAVGRKAFTAGLGLENTAVQLDARGMIVTNEQLQTAVPHIYAIGDVIGGAMLAHKAEEEAIFVVEHIDGQKPKVHYDRIPSVVYTWPEVASVGATEEDLNARGVAYTVGKFPFSANARARAGMDTQGFVKVLADPKYGELLGVHIIGARAADLIAQGVLGLEYEITADSMSRVSYAHPTYSEVLKEAHTIASGRPSVNI
- a CDS encoding NAD(P)H-dependent oxidoreductase, whose protein sequence is MKIFIINGGQKFAHSGGSFNTTITNWTVETLAENGFETRVTNINDDFDPMVEVENFKWADIIVYHFPVWWFQVPNRLKLYIDEVFTAGHNNGIYKNDGRSRKNPAINYGTGGLMQGKKYMVTSSWNAPETAFTMENEFFDQHSVDAGVLFGFHKMNQFAGLEHLGSFHFHDMEKGASQERVDNYEKEYKQYLEEVFHLETTLN